A region from the Aegilops tauschii subsp. strangulata cultivar AL8/78 chromosome 5, Aet v6.0, whole genome shotgun sequence genome encodes:
- the LOC109767911 gene encoding uncharacterized protein, whose translation MTAPQVHKVLAPLHRHDQHQRSDEEYKRKTKNKFIWLTVYNLSKEHVTLTPSLSSRWCLAMIIALLFHTSVPLPKRSAS comes from the exons ATGACGGCGCCTCAGGTCCATAAAGTGTTGGCTCCTCTCCATCGACATGACCAGCACCAAAG ATCGGATGAAGAATACAAGAGGAAGACTAAGAACAAG TTTATTTGGTTGACAGTTTATAACCTCAGCAAGGAGCACGTGACATTGACGCCATCACTGAGCTCAAGATGGTGCCTTGCAATG ATCATTGCACTTCTCTTCCATACATCAGTGCCACTTCCAAAGCGGAGTGCCTCCTAG
- the LOC123493397 gene encoding uncharacterized protein isoform X2 encodes MALSISFPAEKLIRMGQMNDASEVLEAILRRMHDSFTYRADYLAESHERNCSGSWDCANDECIAHDMFGADVHERMICYNCGLESRQQKYTSFLHYINACSLNYAMRICPGNSFDDILKAVMMDVHRTCDPDVGGCGKSNHMSHTLSSSPYVFTVGLLLRPALYLRLLVIGFKCSVCARKRKCNPCFFSSKLQIDLLFFCRKVLA; translated from the exons ATGGCTTTGAGCATCTCATTCCCCGCTGAGAAGTTAATTCGGATG GGACAAATGAATGATGCATCTGAGGTATTGGAGGCAATCTTAAGACGCATGCATGATTCATTCACATATCGTGCTGACTACCTTGCTGAATCTCACGAGCGCAATTGTAGTGGCTCATGGGACTGTGCAAACGATGAATGCATCGCACACGATATGTTCGGTGCAGACGTCCATGAAAGGATGATCTGCTACAATTGCGGGTTGGAGTCTAGACAACAAAAATATACATCATTTCTCCATTATATCAATGCTTGTTCACTTAATTATGCAATG AGGATCTGTCCAGGCAATTCATTTGATGATATTTTGAAGGCTGTGATGATGGATGTCCACAGAACTTGTGATCCTGATGTGGGTGGCTGTGGAAAATCAAATCATATGAGCCACACTCTCTCTAGTTCCCCGTATGTTTTCACAGTTG GCTTGCTTCTACGGCCAGCGCTATATCTGAG GTTGTTGGTGATTGGATTCAAGTGCTCAGTATGTGCGAGGAAAAGGAAATGCAACCCCTGCTTCTTTTCTTCGAAGCTGCAAATTGATTTACTGTTCTTCTGCCGAAAAGTTTTGGCTTAA
- the LOC123493397 gene encoding uncharacterized protein isoform X1, which yields MALSISFPAEKLIRMGQMNDASEVLEAILRRMHDSFTYRADYLAESHERNCSGSWDCANDECIAHDMFGADVHERMICYNCGLESRQQKYTSFLHYINACSLNYAMRICPGNSFDDILKAVMMDVHRTCDPDVGGCGKSNHMSHTLSSSPYVFTVALGWQTGNGSVRDMLPHILAALGTEIDISVIYRGTSRPSKHSLVSMACFYGQRYI from the exons ATGGCTTTGAGCATCTCATTCCCCGCTGAGAAGTTAATTCGGATG GGACAAATGAATGATGCATCTGAGGTATTGGAGGCAATCTTAAGACGCATGCATGATTCATTCACATATCGTGCTGACTACCTTGCTGAATCTCACGAGCGCAATTGTAGTGGCTCATGGGACTGTGCAAACGATGAATGCATCGCACACGATATGTTCGGTGCAGACGTCCATGAAAGGATGATCTGCTACAATTGCGGGTTGGAGTCTAGACAACAAAAATATACATCATTTCTCCATTATATCAATGCTTGTTCACTTAATTATGCAATG AGGATCTGTCCAGGCAATTCATTTGATGATATTTTGAAGGCTGTGATGATGGATGTCCACAGAACTTGTGATCCTGATGTGGGTGGCTGTGGAAAATCAAATCATATGAGCCACACTCTCTCTAGTTCCCCGTATGTTTTCACAGTTG CTTTGGGATGGCAGACTGGAAATGGGAGTGTGAGGGACATGCTACCTCATATTTTGGCTGCCCTTGGGACTGAGATAGACATCAGCGTTATCTACCGCGGTACAAGTCGACCGAGCAAACATTCCCTGGTGTCAATG GCTTGCTTCTACGGCCAGCGCTATATCTGA
- the LOC123493397 gene encoding uncharacterized protein isoform X3 gives MALSISFPAEKLIRMGQMNDASEVLEAILRRMHDSFTYRADYLAESHERNCSGSWDCANDECIAHDMFGADVHERMICYNCGLESRQQKYTSFLHYINACSLNYAMRICPGNSFDDILKAVMMDVHRTCDPDVGGCGKSNHMSHTLSSSPLASTASAISEVVGDWIQVLSMCEEKEMQPLLLFFEAAN, from the exons ATGGCTTTGAGCATCTCATTCCCCGCTGAGAAGTTAATTCGGATG GGACAAATGAATGATGCATCTGAGGTATTGGAGGCAATCTTAAGACGCATGCATGATTCATTCACATATCGTGCTGACTACCTTGCTGAATCTCACGAGCGCAATTGTAGTGGCTCATGGGACTGTGCAAACGATGAATGCATCGCACACGATATGTTCGGTGCAGACGTCCATGAAAGGATGATCTGCTACAATTGCGGGTTGGAGTCTAGACAACAAAAATATACATCATTTCTCCATTATATCAATGCTTGTTCACTTAATTATGCAATG AGGATCTGTCCAGGCAATTCATTTGATGATATTTTGAAGGCTGTGATGATGGATGTCCACAGAACTTGTGATCCTGATGTGGGTGGCTGTGGAAAATCAAATCATATGAGCCACACTCTCTCTAGTTCCCC GCTTGCTTCTACGGCCAGCGCTATATCTGAG GTTGTTGGTGATTGGATTCAAGTGCTCAGTATGTGCGAGGAAAAGGAAATGCAACCCCTGCTTCTTTTCTTCGAAGCTGCAAATTGA
- the LOC123493397 gene encoding uncharacterized protein isoform X4, with protein MMHLSGSWDCANDECIAHDMFGADVHERMICYNCGLESRQQKYTSFLHYINACSLNYAMRICPGNSFDDILKAVMMDVHRTCDPDVGGCGKSNHMSHTLSSSPYVFTVALGWQTGNGSVRDMLPHILAALGTEIDISVIYRGTSRPSKHSLVSMACFYGQRYI; from the exons ATGATGCATCTGAG TGGCTCATGGGACTGTGCAAACGATGAATGCATCGCACACGATATGTTCGGTGCAGACGTCCATGAAAGGATGATCTGCTACAATTGCGGGTTGGAGTCTAGACAACAAAAATATACATCATTTCTCCATTATATCAATGCTTGTTCACTTAATTATGCAATG AGGATCTGTCCAGGCAATTCATTTGATGATATTTTGAAGGCTGTGATGATGGATGTCCACAGAACTTGTGATCCTGATGTGGGTGGCTGTGGAAAATCAAATCATATGAGCCACACTCTCTCTAGTTCCCCGTATGTTTTCACAGTTG CTTTGGGATGGCAGACTGGAAATGGGAGTGTGAGGGACATGCTACCTCATATTTTGGCTGCCCTTGGGACTGAGATAGACATCAGCGTTATCTACCGCGGTACAAGTCGACCGAGCAAACATTCCCTGGTGTCAATG GCTTGCTTCTACGGCCAGCGCTATATCTGA